From a single Streptomyces sp. 1331.2 genomic region:
- a CDS encoding GNAT family N-acetyltransferase — protein MRVMIRAPRAEDAVAYAEAVRRSAEHIGRWNPVEPDGLPELLQRQGAGLRTFLILDRDTGGLVGKVNVANIVMSRFCNAALGYDAYLPFAGTGRMTEGMRLVLDRCFAPQSADGLGLHRLEINVQPENERSIAMAKRLGFRHEGFSPRMLFLQGDWRDHERFALTAEEWPGASA, from the coding sequence ATGCGAGTGATGATCAGGGCCCCGAGGGCCGAGGACGCGGTTGCGTACGCCGAAGCGGTCCGGCGGTCCGCCGAACACATCGGCCGGTGGAACCCGGTCGAGCCGGACGGGCTGCCGGAGCTGCTGCAGCGCCAGGGGGCGGGCCTGCGCACCTTCCTGATCCTCGACCGGGACACCGGCGGGCTGGTCGGCAAGGTGAACGTCGCCAACATCGTGATGAGCCGCTTCTGCAACGCCGCGCTGGGCTACGACGCGTACCTGCCGTTCGCCGGCACCGGGCGGATGACCGAGGGCATGCGGCTGGTCCTGGACCGCTGCTTCGCCCCGCAGTCGGCCGACGGGCTGGGGCTGCACCGGCTGGAGATCAACGTGCAGCCGGAGAACGAGCGCTCGATCGCGATGGCCAAGCGGCTGGGCTTCCGGCACGAGGGCTTCTCCCCGCGGATGCTGTTCCTGCAGGGCGACTGGCGCGACCACGAGCGGTTCGCGCTGACCGCGGAGGAGTGGCCGGGCGCCTCGGCATAG
- the ffh gene encoding signal recognition particle protein, with protein sequence MFDTLSDRLAATFKNLRGKGRLSEADIDATAREIRIALLEADVALPVVRAFIKQVKERALGAEVSGALNPAQQIIKIVNEELIAILGGETRRVRFAKNGPTVIMLAGLQGAGKTTLAGKLGHWLKKQKHTPLLVACDLQRPNAVNQLQVVAERAGVAFYGPQPGNGVGDPVQVAKDSIEYAKQKQYDVVVVDTAGRLGIDAELMQQAADIRAAVDPDEVLFVVDAMIGQDAVTTAQAFLDGVDFTGVVLSKLDGDARGGAALSVAHVTGRQIMFASNGEKVDDFDAFHPDRMASRILGMGDVLSLIEKAEQTFSQAEAEKIAAKLRGGPKQFTLDDFLSQLEQVQKMGSISKLLGMLPGMGQIRDQINNIDDKDVNRVGAIIKSMTPTERAEPELINGSRRARIAKGSGVQVGEVKNLVERFFEARKMMSAMASGKGMPGMPGIPGMGGGAKKSGKKAPQAKGKRKSGNPLKRAQEEAAAAERRALGPGAGQAPADGGAFGLGAGKGPADFELPKEFKDLL encoded by the coding sequence GTGTTCGACACCCTTTCCGATCGCCTCGCAGCGACGTTCAAGAACCTCCGGGGCAAGGGCCGCCTGAGCGAGGCGGACATCGACGCCACCGCCCGCGAGATCCGCATCGCGCTGCTGGAGGCGGACGTCGCGCTGCCGGTCGTCCGGGCCTTCATCAAGCAGGTCAAGGAGCGGGCGCTCGGTGCCGAGGTCTCCGGGGCGCTGAACCCGGCGCAGCAGATCATCAAGATCGTCAACGAGGAGCTCATCGCGATCCTCGGTGGCGAGACCCGCCGGGTGCGGTTCGCCAAGAACGGCCCGACGGTCATCATGCTCGCTGGTCTGCAGGGTGCCGGTAAGACCACCCTCGCGGGCAAGCTCGGCCACTGGCTGAAGAAGCAGAAGCACACCCCGCTGCTGGTCGCCTGCGACCTCCAGCGCCCCAACGCGGTCAACCAGCTCCAGGTGGTCGCCGAGCGCGCCGGTGTGGCCTTCTACGGCCCGCAGCCGGGCAACGGCGTCGGCGACCCGGTGCAGGTGGCGAAGGACTCGATCGAGTACGCCAAGCAGAAGCAGTACGACGTCGTCGTCGTCGACACCGCCGGCCGCCTGGGCATCGACGCCGAGCTGATGCAGCAGGCCGCGGACATCCGCGCCGCGGTCGACCCGGACGAGGTCCTGTTCGTCGTCGACGCGATGATCGGCCAGGACGCGGTCACCACCGCGCAGGCCTTCCTCGACGGCGTCGACTTCACCGGTGTCGTGCTCTCCAAGCTCGACGGCGACGCCCGCGGTGGTGCCGCCCTGTCGGTCGCGCACGTCACCGGCCGGCAGATCATGTTCGCCTCCAACGGCGAGAAGGTCGACGACTTCGACGCCTTCCACCCGGACCGGATGGCCTCGCGCATCCTCGGCATGGGTGACGTCCTCTCGCTGATCGAGAAGGCCGAGCAGACCTTCTCGCAGGCCGAGGCGGAGAAGATCGCCGCCAAGCTGCGCGGCGGCCCGAAGCAGTTCACGCTGGACGACTTCCTGTCCCAGCTGGAGCAGGTCCAGAAGATGGGCTCGATCTCCAAGCTGCTCGGCATGCTGCCCGGCATGGGCCAGATCCGGGACCAGATCAACAACATCGACGACAAGGACGTCAACCGGGTCGGCGCGATCATCAAGTCGATGACCCCGACCGAGCGGGCCGAGCCGGAGCTGATCAACGGCTCCCGCCGGGCCCGCATCGCCAAGGGCTCGGGCGTGCAGGTCGGCGAGGTGAAGAACCTGGTCGAGCGGTTCTTCGAGGCCCGCAAGATGATGTCCGCGATGGCCTCCGGCAAGGGCATGCCCGGCATGCCGGGGATCCCGGGCATGGGTGGCGGCGCGAAGAAGTCCGGCAAGAAGGCCCCGCAGGCCAAGGGCAAGCGCAAGAGCGGCAACCCGCTGAAGCGGGCGCAGGAGGAGGCCGCGGCCGCCGAGCGCCGCGCGCTCGGCCCGGGTGCCGGCCAGGCCCCGGCGGACGGCGGTGCGTTCGGCCTCGGCGCGGGCAAGGGTCCGGCCGACTTCGAGCTGCCCAAGGAGTTCAAGGACCTGCTGTAG
- a CDS encoding [protein-PII] uridylyltransferase: MTTETRPSDPADHAAARAALLAAPGPVGRPRREALAAATDDWLAGLLTAAGAPPGVALVAVGGYGRGELSPRSDLDVLLLHDGPIARELPERIWYPVWDAGAKLDHSVRTVAEARAVAAADLKAQLGLLDARHLAGDPALTAALRSAVFTDWRASAPARLPELRELGRERAERHGELSFLLEPDLKEARGGLRDVVALNAVAATWLADAPRDGLDAAALRLADVRDALHLVTGRATERLSLQDQDQVAERLGVLDADTLLRQVYEAARTIAYASDVTWRAVERVLAARTGRGRRVARLAIPFTGVSRGAGAVARGAVERRPLAEGVVEQDGEAVLAQGARPAADPVLPLRAAAAAAQNGLTVSYATVRRLAAECRPLPVPWPDEAREQLVTLLGAGEAAVPVWEALEAEGLVTRLLPDWERVRCRPQRNAVHRWTVDRHLVETAVRAAAMTRRVARPDLLLVAALLHDIGKGWPGDHSEAGEVIVRDLAPRMGFGAEDTETLAVLVRQHLTLVDTATRRDPDDPATVEAITKVVTTLPELELLHALTEADALATGPAAWSSWRASLVDGLVARAADRLAGAVTAPVEAAPSAEQERLAVEAARTGEPALSLRAQAEGTDPGAGPTGAGTAGAGTAAAPMGTERMGTGPMGVELNLAVPDRPGLLGTAAGVLALHRLTVRSAGLRELDPIGAGPVLLLSWRVAAEFGELPEAARLRADLRRALDGSLDVARRLAERDAAAPRRRGIPTPPPLVAVAPAVASATATVLEVRAHDAPGLLHRIGRALDESGVRVRTAHVSTLGAEAVDSFYLTDEAGRPLAAQRAGEVAAAVRAALG, encoded by the coding sequence ATGACCACCGAGACCAGGCCTTCCGACCCCGCCGACCACGCCGCCGCCCGGGCCGCGCTGCTCGCCGCCCCCGGCCCGGTGGGCCGCCCGCGCCGTGAGGCGCTGGCCGCGGCCACCGACGACTGGCTGGCCGGCCTGCTCACGGCCGCCGGCGCCCCGCCGGGCGTGGCACTGGTCGCCGTCGGCGGGTACGGGCGCGGCGAGCTGTCCCCGCGCAGCGACCTGGACGTCCTGCTGCTGCACGACGGGCCGATCGCCCGGGAGCTGCCCGAGCGGATCTGGTACCCGGTCTGGGACGCGGGCGCCAAGCTCGACCACTCGGTGCGCACCGTCGCCGAGGCCCGGGCGGTCGCCGCCGCCGACCTCAAGGCGCAGCTCGGCCTGCTGGACGCCCGCCACCTGGCCGGCGACCCGGCACTCACCGCCGCGCTGCGCTCCGCCGTCTTCACCGACTGGCGCGCGAGCGCCCCCGCGCGCCTGCCCGAGCTCCGCGAGCTGGGCCGCGAGCGGGCCGAACGGCACGGCGAGCTGTCCTTCCTGCTGGAGCCCGACCTCAAGGAGGCCCGCGGCGGCCTGCGCGACGTGGTCGCGCTCAACGCCGTCGCCGCCACCTGGCTGGCCGACGCGCCCCGGGACGGCCTGGACGCCGCCGCGCTGCGGCTGGCCGACGTGCGCGACGCGCTGCACCTGGTCACCGGCCGGGCCACCGAGCGGCTCAGCCTGCAGGACCAGGACCAGGTCGCCGAACGGCTCGGCGTGCTGGACGCGGACACCCTGCTGCGCCAGGTCTACGAGGCCGCCCGCACCATCGCCTACGCGAGCGACGTCACCTGGCGGGCGGTGGAGCGGGTGCTCGCCGCCCGGACCGGCCGGGGCCGCCGGGTGGCCCGGCTGGCCATCCCGTTCACCGGGGTCAGCCGGGGAGCGGGGGCGGTGGCCCGCGGTGCGGTGGAGCGCCGCCCGCTCGCCGAGGGGGTGGTCGAGCAGGACGGCGAGGCGGTGCTGGCCCAGGGCGCCCGCCCGGCCGCCGACCCGGTGCTGCCGCTGCGCGCCGCGGCCGCCGCCGCGCAGAACGGGCTGACCGTCTCGTACGCGACGGTGCGCCGGCTGGCCGCCGAGTGCCGCCCGCTGCCGGTGCCCTGGCCGGACGAGGCGCGCGAGCAGCTGGTCACGCTGCTGGGCGCGGGGGAGGCGGCCGTCCCGGTGTGGGAGGCGCTGGAGGCGGAGGGGCTGGTCACCCGGCTGCTGCCGGACTGGGAGCGGGTGCGCTGCCGTCCGCAGCGCAACGCCGTGCACCGCTGGACGGTGGACCGGCACCTGGTGGAGACGGCGGTGCGGGCCGCCGCGATGACCCGCCGGGTGGCCAGGCCGGACCTGCTGCTGGTCGCGGCGCTGCTGCACGACATCGGCAAGGGCTGGCCCGGGGACCACAGCGAGGCCGGCGAGGTGATCGTCCGCGACCTCGCCCCCCGCATGGGCTTCGGCGCGGAGGACACCGAGACGTTGGCGGTGCTGGTCCGCCAGCACCTGACCCTGGTCGACACCGCGACCCGGCGTGACCCGGACGACCCGGCCACCGTCGAGGCGATCACCAAGGTGGTGACCACCCTGCCGGAGCTGGAGCTGCTGCACGCGCTCACCGAGGCGGACGCGCTGGCCACCGGTCCGGCCGCGTGGAGCAGCTGGCGGGCCTCCCTGGTGGACGGGCTGGTGGCGCGGGCCGCCGACCGGCTGGCCGGGGCGGTCACGGCGCCTGTGGAGGCGGCGCCCAGCGCCGAGCAGGAGCGGCTCGCGGTCGAGGCCGCCCGCACCGGCGAGCCCGCGCTGTCGCTGCGGGCCCAGGCCGAGGGGACGGACCCGGGTGCCGGGCCGACGGGTGCCGGGACGGCCGGTGCCGGGACGGCGGCCGCGCCGATGGGCACCGAGCGCATGGGCACCGGGCCGATGGGCGTCGAGCTGAACCTGGCCGTTCCGGACCGTCCGGGACTGCTCGGCACCGCCGCCGGGGTGCTCGCGCTGCACCGGCTGACCGTCCGCTCGGCCGGGCTGCGCGAGCTGGACCCGATCGGCGCCGGGCCGGTGCTGCTGCTGTCCTGGCGGGTGGCCGCCGAGTTCGGCGAGCTGCCGGAGGCGGCCCGGCTGCGGGCCGACCTGCGCCGGGCGCTGGACGGCTCGCTGGACGTCGCCCGGCGCCTCGCCGAGCGGGACGCCGCCGCCCCGCGCCGCCGGGGCATCCCCACCCCGCCGCCGCTGGTCGCGGTGGCGCCCGCGGTGGCCTCGGCGACCGCGACCGTGCTGGAGGTCCGCGCCCACGACGCCCCAGGACTGCTGCACCGGATCGGCCGGGCGCTGGACGAGTCGGGCGTACGGGTGCGCACCGCGCACGTCTCCACGCTGGGCGCGGAGGCGGTGGACTCGTTCTACCTGACCGACGAGGCGGGCCGTCCGCTCGCCGCGCAACGGGCCGGTGAGGTGGCGGCCGCGGTCCGGGCGGCGCTGGGCTGA
- a CDS encoding P-II family nitrogen regulator: protein MKLITAVIKPYRLDEVKAALQAFGVHGLTVTEASGYGRQRGHTEVYRGAEYTVDLVPKVRIEVLVEDEDADDLIEVLVKAARTGKIGDGKVWSIPVDTAVRVRTGERGPDAL, encoded by the coding sequence ATGAAGCTCATCACCGCCGTGATCAAGCCGTACCGCCTGGACGAGGTGAAGGCCGCGCTGCAGGCCTTCGGGGTCCACGGCCTGACCGTCACCGAGGCCAGCGGCTACGGCCGCCAGCGCGGCCACACCGAGGTGTACCGGGGCGCGGAGTACACCGTGGACCTGGTGCCGAAGGTCAGAATCGAGGTCCTGGTCGAGGACGAGGACGCCGACGACCTGATCGAGGTCCTGGTGAAGGCCGCCCGGACCGGCAAGATCGGCGACGGCAAGGTCTGGAGCATCCCGGTCGACACCGCCGTACGGGTCCGTACCGGCGAGCGGGGCCCCGACGCCCTGTAG
- a CDS encoding ammonium transporter, with amino-acid sequence MPDGFSAGDTAFVLISAALVMLMTPGLAFFYGGMVRAKSTLNMLAMSFLSLGIVSVLWVLYGYSLSFGPDAFAGLIGNLDFLGMRGIGLNELAGTIPVTAFSIFQLMFAIITPALISGAIADRAKFAAWGLFIALWVTIVYFPVAHWVFFFDGGNGGWLGDRNGVIDFAGGTAVHINAGVAGLALCLVLGKRVGFKKDPMRPHSLPLVMLGSGLLWFGWFGFNAGSALAANGVAAMAMVNTQVATGAALVGWLIYEKLKHGAFTTLGAASGAVAGLVAITPACGSVSPLGAVAIGLVAGAVCAAAVSLKYRWGFDDSLDVVGVHAVGGAIGSLLIGLFATGGVGQTAKGLFYGGGLGQLGKQAMGVAVVAAYSFVLSWLLAKAVDKLVGFRVAEEVEVAGIDQAEHAESAYDFSAVGAGLARALPGLAAAASAGPSAGTAVATSAEKTSEKPTEKAAGKAAEKTEVDA; translated from the coding sequence ATGCCGGACGGCTTCAGCGCGGGCGACACCGCCTTCGTGCTCATCAGTGCGGCCCTGGTCATGCTCATGACCCCGGGCCTGGCCTTCTTCTACGGGGGCATGGTCAGGGCCAAGAGCACACTGAACATGCTGGCGATGAGCTTCCTCTCGCTCGGCATCGTCAGTGTGCTGTGGGTCCTCTACGGCTACTCGCTCAGCTTCGGGCCCGACGCGTTCGCCGGACTGATCGGCAACCTGGACTTCCTCGGGATGCGCGGCATCGGCCTGAACGAGCTGGCCGGGACCATCCCGGTCACCGCCTTCTCGATCTTCCAGCTGATGTTCGCGATCATCACCCCGGCGCTGATCAGCGGCGCCATCGCGGACAGAGCCAAGTTCGCCGCCTGGGGCCTGTTCATCGCGCTCTGGGTGACGATCGTCTACTTCCCGGTCGCGCACTGGGTGTTCTTCTTCGACGGCGGCAACGGCGGCTGGCTGGGCGACCGCAACGGCGTGATCGACTTCGCCGGTGGGACGGCCGTGCACATCAACGCCGGGGTCGCGGGCCTCGCGCTCTGCCTGGTGCTGGGCAAGCGGGTCGGCTTCAAGAAGGACCCGATGCGCCCGCACAGCCTCCCGCTGGTGATGCTCGGCTCCGGGCTGCTGTGGTTCGGCTGGTTCGGCTTCAACGCGGGCTCGGCGCTGGCCGCCAACGGGGTCGCCGCGATGGCCATGGTCAACACCCAGGTCGCCACCGGCGCGGCGCTGGTCGGCTGGCTGATCTACGAGAAGCTCAAGCACGGCGCCTTCACCACGCTGGGCGCCGCCTCCGGCGCGGTGGCCGGACTGGTCGCGATCACCCCGGCCTGCGGCTCGGTCAGCCCGCTCGGCGCGGTGGCGATCGGCCTGGTCGCGGGCGCGGTCTGCGCCGCGGCCGTCTCGCTCAAGTACCGCTGGGGCTTCGACGACTCGCTGGACGTGGTGGGCGTGCACGCGGTGGGCGGGGCGATCGGCTCGCTGCTGATCGGCCTGTTCGCCACCGGCGGGGTCGGCCAGACCGCCAAGGGCCTGTTCTACGGCGGCGGGCTGGGGCAGCTCGGCAAGCAGGCGATGGGCGTGGCCGTGGTCGCGGCGTACTCGTTCGTCCTGTCGTGGCTGCTGGCCAAGGCGGTCGACAAGCTGGTCGGCTTCCGGGTCGCCGAGGAGGTCGAGGTGGCCGGCATCGACCAGGCCGAACACGCCGAATCCGCCTACGATTTCAGCGCGGTCGGAGCGGGACTGGCCCGGGCCCTGCCCGGCCTGGCCGCCGCCGCGTCGGCGGGCCCCTCCGCAGGGACGGCCGTCGCGACGTCCGCGGAGAAGACCAGCGAGAAGCCCACCGAGAAGGCCGCCGGCAAGGCCGCCGAGAAGACCGAGGTCGACGCCTGA
- the nsdA gene encoding transcriptional repressor NsdA, translating into MAEKQPNEKLTTWFARSGWSKGELARQVNRRARQIGAHHVSTDTSRVRRWLDGEQPREPIPKIMSELFSERFGSVVSIEDLGLRAAIPVSTVGGGVDLPWSGPQTVQLISDYSRSDLMLNRRGFLGTSLALTAGAALIEPMQRWLAPGPTGIPTPILTAANGGEAFTGRLSEPELELLEQTTVMFRQWDAQNGGGLRRKAVVGQLHEVTDLLQETYSEDTTKRLFRLTAELAHLAGWMSYDVGMHPSAQKYYVLALHAAKEAGDRPFGALILTDMSRQMIHLNRGEDALELIHLAQYGSRDTATPRQQSLLYAMEARAYATIGEVNRCARAIRLAEDTFTDIREGDEEPDWLRFFSPAELNAENAHSFRDLAYHSDNAQLYASMSAPVMERAVDLFRQDGDHVRSYAFNLIGMASVHLLQKEAEQAAVMAEQAVDIATKVRSERLNSRVRKTTEAAAARFKGVDAVSRLKERVVQDIPEFVSVV; encoded by the coding sequence ATGGCAGAGAAGCAACCCAATGAGAAGCTGACCACGTGGTTCGCCCGCAGCGGCTGGTCCAAGGGCGAGTTGGCGCGTCAGGTCAACCGCCGGGCCCGCCAGATCGGCGCCCACCACGTGTCCACCGACACCTCACGGGTGCGCCGCTGGCTGGACGGCGAGCAGCCGCGCGAACCCATCCCCAAGATCATGTCGGAGCTCTTCTCCGAGCGCTTCGGCTCGGTGGTGTCGATCGAGGACCTCGGCCTGCGCGCCGCGATCCCGGTCTCCACCGTGGGCGGCGGGGTGGACCTCCCGTGGAGCGGCCCGCAGACCGTCCAGCTGATCAGTGACTACTCCCGCAGCGACCTCATGCTCAACCGTCGGGGTTTCCTCGGCACCTCGCTGGCGCTGACCGCCGGCGCCGCGCTGATCGAGCCGATGCAGCGCTGGCTGGCCCCCGGCCCGACCGGCATCCCCACCCCGATCCTCACCGCGGCCAACGGCGGCGAGGCGTTCACCGGCCGGCTCTCCGAGCCCGAGCTGGAACTGCTGGAGCAGACCACGGTCATGTTCCGTCAGTGGGACGCGCAGAACGGCGGCGGGCTGCGCCGCAAGGCCGTCGTCGGCCAGCTGCACGAGGTCACCGACCTGCTCCAGGAGACGTACAGCGAGGACACCACCAAGCGGCTGTTCCGGCTCACCGCCGAACTCGCCCACCTGGCCGGGTGGATGTCCTACGACGTGGGGATGCACCCGAGCGCGCAGAAGTACTACGTGCTGGCCCTGCACGCGGCCAAGGAGGCCGGCGACCGCCCGTTCGGCGCGTTGATCCTCACCGACATGAGCCGCCAGATGATCCACCTCAACCGGGGCGAGGACGCCCTGGAGCTGATCCACCTGGCGCAGTACGGCAGTCGGGACACCGCCACCCCGCGCCAGCAGTCGCTGCTGTACGCGATGGAGGCGCGCGCCTACGCCACCATCGGCGAGGTCAACCGCTGCGCCCGGGCGATCCGGCTGGCCGAGGACACCTTCACCGACATCCGGGAGGGGGACGAGGAGCCGGACTGGCTGAGGTTCTTCTCCCCGGCCGAGCTGAACGCCGAGAACGCGCACTCCTTCCGCGACCTCGCGTACCACTCCGACAACGCCCAGCTGTACGCCTCGATGTCCGCGCCGGTGATGGAGCGTGCGGTCGACCTGTTCCGCCAGGACGGCGACCACGTGCGCAGCTACGCCTTCAACCTGATCGGCATGGCCAGCGTGCACCTGCTGCAGAAGGAGGCGGAGCAGGCGGCGGTGATGGCCGAGCAGGCGGTGGACATCGCCACCAAGGTGCGCTCGGAGCGGCTGAACTCCCGGGTGCGCAAGACCACGGAGGCCGCGGCGGCCCGGTTCAAGGGCGTGGACGCGGTGAGCCGGCTCAAGGAGCGGGTCGTCCAGGACATCCCGGAGTTCGTCTCGGTGGTCTGA
- a CDS encoding bifunctional DNA primase/polymerase yields the protein MDNLFGELRLGHLRLTPLGARRRTKVTASQAAAEYTGRWGWAVATGDPATDTPVTGATAPTRCPCGSARCAAPGLHPVPGTEGRGRAARAESSVLFPTGRAFDVLDVPEQAGLQALVRLERMGTQVGPVLAAPTGRLQFLVAAGTARRLPDLLYRMGWDDAALDLICHGEGSYVAAPPTVLGGLGPVRWLRRPTRDNAGCPPEARLLLGTLAYACHRGRERTAEPAWIAS from the coding sequence ATGGACAACCTGTTCGGCGAACTTCGACTGGGGCACCTGCGGCTGACACCGCTGGGCGCGCGCCGCCGCACCAAGGTCACCGCGTCCCAGGCCGCCGCGGAGTACACCGGCCGCTGGGGCTGGGCGGTCGCCACCGGCGACCCGGCCACCGACACTCCGGTCACCGGCGCCACCGCCCCGACCCGCTGTCCCTGCGGCTCCGCCCGCTGCGCCGCGCCCGGCCTGCACCCCGTGCCGGGCACCGAGGGCCGCGGCCGCGCCGCCCGCGCCGAGAGCTCGGTGCTCTTCCCCACCGGCCGCGCCTTCGACGTCCTGGACGTCCCCGAGCAGGCCGGCCTGCAGGCGCTGGTCCGGCTGGAGCGGATGGGCACCCAGGTCGGTCCGGTGCTCGCCGCCCCCACCGGCCGGCTGCAGTTCCTGGTCGCCGCCGGCACCGCCCGCCGACTGCCCGACCTGCTCTACCGGATGGGCTGGGACGACGCCGCGCTCGACCTCATCTGCCACGGCGAGGGCAGCTACGTCGCCGCCCCTCCCACCGTCCTCGGCGGCCTCGGCCCGGTCCGCTGGCTGCGCCGCCCCACCCGCGACAACGCCGGCTGCCCGCCCGAGGCCCGGCTGCTGCTCGGCACCCTCGCCTACGCCTGCCACCGCGGCCGCGAGCGCACCGCCGAACCGGCCTGGATCGCCTCGTAA